One genomic window of Cygnus olor isolate bCygOlo1 chromosome 3, bCygOlo1.pri.v2, whole genome shotgun sequence includes the following:
- the RHOB gene encoding rho-related GTP-binding protein RhoB, which translates to MAAIRKKLVVVGDGACGKTCLLIVFSKDEFPEVYVPTVFENYVADIEVDGKQVELALWDTAGQEDYDRLRPLSYPDTDVILMCFSVDSPDSLENIPEKWVPEVKHFCPNVPIILVANKKDLRNDEHVRNELARMKQEPVRTEDGRAMAIRIQAYDYLECSAKTKEGVREVFETATRAALQKRYGTQNGCINCCKVL; encoded by the coding sequence ATGGCCGCCATCCGCAAGaagctggtggtggtgggggacGGCGCCTGCGGCAAGACCTGCCTGCTCATCGTCTTCAGCAAGGATGAGTTCCCTGAGGTCTACGTGCCCACCGTCTTCGAGAACTACGTGGCCGACATCGAGGTGGACGGCAAGCAGGTGGAGCTGGCCCTGTGGGACACGGCTGGCCAGGAGGACTATGACCGCCTGCGCCCCCTCTCCTACCCGGACACCGATGTGATCCTCATGTGCTTCTCCGTGGACAGCCCGGACTCGCTGGAGAACATCCCAGAGAAGTGGGTGCCCGAGGTCAAGCACTTCTGCCCCAACGTCCCCATCATCCTGGTGGCCAACAAGAAAGACCTGCGCAACGACGAGCACGTGCGCAACGAGCTGGCCCGCATGAAGCAGGAGCCGGTGCGCACCGAGGATGGCCGCGCCATGGCCATTCGCATCCAGGCCTACGACTACCTGGAGTGCTCGGCCAAGACCAAGGAGGGCGTCCGGGAGGTCTTTGAGACCGCCACCCGGGCAGCCTTGCAGAAGCGCTACGGCACCCAGAACGGCTGCATCAACTGCTGCAAAGTGCTATAG
- the LOC121068524 gene encoding ras-like GTP-binding protein rhoA: protein MAAVRRKLTVVGDDRCGKTCLLFALRHEQLPSCYEPTLFDTYATDIEVDGHEMKLFLFDVSGKDEVSYQNLRSVFYEDTNVILICFSVDRPDSQQNILDFWVPEIKLFCPTVPIILVATMIELRDDEGIQKKLATSGNEPINTTEGKALAARIGAYAYLECSAKTKEGVDTALEIISQCALNEKRKRKKRCRSCQVL from the coding sequence ATGGCTGCTGTTAGGAGAAAGCTTACTGTAGTCGGAGATGACCGCTGTGGTAAGACGTGCCTCCTCTTTGCTCTGCGTCATGAACAGCTTCCCAGCTGCTACGAGCCAACTCTCTTCGACACTTATGCCACTGACATAGAGGTAGATGGGCACGAAATGAAACTATTTCTGTTTGATGTGTCAGGGAAGGATGAAGTCAGTTATCAAAATCTCCGCTCAGTGTTCTATGAGGACACCAACGTTATTTTAATATGCTTCTCGGTGGATAGGCCTGACTCACAGCAAAACATCCTTGATTTTTGGGTTCCAGAAATCAAACTGTTCTGCCCCACGGTTCCCATTATTCTGGTGGCTACCATGATAGAACTAAGGGATGATGAAGGTATCCAGAAGAAACTAGCTACTTCAGGCAATGAGCCGATTAACactacagaaggaaaagctttaGCAGCCAGGATTGGGGCATATGCTTACCTGGAGTGTTCTGCCAAGACAAAAGAAGGTGTCGATACAGCCCTGGAGATTATTAGCCAATGTGcattaaatgagaaaaggaagagaaagaagcgCTGTAGGTCCTGCCAAGTTTTGTAA